The DNA sequence AATAAAACACACTCACATTACACTCCCACATTTAAGAGTAAATATACGCACGTTACTCAACCACTTCCTatttccaaagcgcgctactcaccattatgaacgactatttttcttcttcctcgATGAAAACCACAACTGTCATTTTTCTTCGcgtttctccttctcctcctcttcttccttattcttCTCCTCATTCTTTGtgtttctcctccattttcttcacgtgtttcatcttcatcgtcgtgtttctcctccttcttcttttgattttgcaacattatgtattttttcttctttgtttgattttttcctcccaaaaaattatgagaatatgaaataagaagatgaagaagaagaagcagcagaagatgaggaggaagagaaagagttctgaattatgcataactcatcagaataaaaatacacccaaatatcttcgtattacacccaaatatatTCGTTTTACAcctaaatttgctgcaaatacaaaaatgagttatgttacgtgtacactaaaatcagtcaccaaagTCAGCAAGAgctgcaaaatacacccaaaatacatcatattaaaacaagcataaactatagaatgcaaacacaactataaaaccatcataaaaaataacaaaaaccatATTCATGAATCATAACTAAACCGAAActaaaataattcaattaaaagaaTAAGACAATTCACCCTCCTTCAGATGAAAAGTCataaactataaatacacccaaacttttataaaaatacacctaaatatTCTTGAAGATTATAGGGGTGTGCATGGatcgggtgaaaccgggtttgatgtgacccagacccggcccAAAATATATACTgggcctatttgttagacccgaacccggccctagactcgatgaaacctatacactttcgggccacgattataccgggtaaaaaccagGCCATTAACATtttattaccttgataccttctaataagctagcatgtgaaaatatccaaatttctaagactccaaccattatttgacatagtaaaattcacttagaaaaatgtaataagaaccaactcttctctaaaattaaagcataaccataatcaatactaatattagctaataacaccaaatatttaaatcaatacaaataacataatattatgcATTAATCTTAAAtcgcattttaaacataaaacattaacttatagttttAGAATAACTAATagtacaaaatattaaggtttacaatacttaaattccacataagaatagccatcatccatcactaataacacaaaatattaattgtgtatgacgACCGGGCCATCGGGcagacttcgggtgacccgagccatgGTCCGGACccaacccgaaataatgaccggatctatttttgagacccttacccggtcctagacccgatgaaatcacaccaaattaaccCCTAAAGTATTCAGGGCGGGGCCGGATCTTCAGGCGgggccgggccatgcacacccctacaagattatattaattttaatctgaactagtacattagattcaattcaaatAAGGAAGAATTAGCAGTAAATTTTACAAGCAAGGTTCATGCACTGGTTTATCTGACAATCTGAAGTTGAATTATCCATTATCTttaaaaacgatttcagagtttgatgttaaaaaacaatggaaatcgagaataacaaagaaagaaaatagagagaaaaaatcacgtaaatgaagaaggagaaaacaaaaaaaaaacgacaaagaaaaagacaaaaaatttgaaaaaagaaacataattttttcaaaaataaaaaatctgttATAAGTGCGTGAAATGTATATGCATAACAAATGTGTTTGAGTATAATATCAATTAAAGAACTTATAAGACTTATATAATAAAATCACTTGTACGTATAGATTAATCCAACTTCTAAACACCTAATAATTATTATGTTCTTAAAAAGTCCAACATAAGAGCCAATAGTCTGCATCCAGTCAATGCTGCCACATTTATCAAtgctaattaattatttactagtTACTTACAACTACAAGTGAGATTTTTGTTTCTTTAGTGATTTTCCTTTTCCTACGTCTAGATTCAAACACATAAGCTTTGATTTTATTGACGCAACTTTTCTAATTGAATTTAGGTAATATATATGCGCCTTTAAGGCAcgtaataaatttatcattaattaaaatattatattttttaataaatataaaataaatatattaaaaaattattttttatatttttaatataataaaaaaaatttaatttataattttaacatatatttttagaagacataaaataaaaaatctttattaACACATAATCattacaaaattttattaaattaaaaatgacatCAATTATAGAATGATAATATctgattatttttaaatattttttataattttataacaataatttaaaatttataatttaagttttaaaaaacGTTAGGATCCTTTTTTTTTTGACGTATTAGCATTCGCCATAATATTCACACCTACCAAAATATTGATGGAAATAGAGATTTTGTCCGTTGAATATTAACCGGAGAATAAAATGCCATAAAATAAATTCGGAGGGAAAAGGGCGTGGTGGGAGAGAGAAAAGAGCGACAGAGTGAAGATAGTAGTGCACTTGTGCTTCGGAACTTGCCacgggaagaagaaaaaaaaaaaaaataaaagtataaaataaacaaggaatagagagagagagagagagcatcgGCATAGGCAATAGCGCATAGCTATTAGTTTTAGTCACTGCCATACAAGAAGCAAGAAGTAGTGAAGAAGAAAAAGTGTTAAACTGTTCAATGTAGTGTTAAACTGTTAATTGTGGTGGTTGTTGTGATTGcggttgctttttgttttctgctCTGCTACTCTTCAAACCACCGCGCTTTTCGTTCTTTCCTTCTCTTTCAATTTCTTCACTCAACAACCACTACTCTTTCTCACGCTCTCTCTCTCCTGCTGTTAAAAatctatttctctctctctctctctctctctctctctcttgcagcTGTATCGTTATCTTAAGTTCTAATCTTCGTAATTGATCACACATTGGGACTCGTTTTTCTTCCCCTGGAACCTCGATTAACCTCTAATCTCTCTccctaattttctttttcttttaattttctttttctgtttcgaTGGAGACATCGGAGAATTGTTCTGTGAAAGTTGCTCTTCACATTCGTCCGCTCATTGCTGATGAACGACAGCAAGGTTGCAGAGAATGCGTTTCAGTTACGCCTGCGAAGCCTCAGGTACCTCGAAACTCGTCTCTTCACCTTCGTCAACATGATGCTTCTTTTTCTTTAACTGTTTTTTTGTGTGATTATTATTAATGTGTTTTGTCGTTTAGTGGATGCACTTCATTAATTAATGGTGCGTTCGTGAATTTTGTTTTGGTGGTGTGGAGGTTGCTTAATTAttatcatttagaaaagaatgttcttttttttgggttttgaaaatgtAATGTTATTTGTTTATTCCTTTCTTGATTGCTTACCATGTTGAATGTGTAATTTTGCGTAAATCATTTTGTAAAGTAAAAAAGAAATGATCAAAATAAttgtttcaaaaattatgctgAAGTACTGTTTGTTCATGTCGTAAGTCATAACATACTTTCCTgttgctttttttctttattattattattattattattattattattattattattattatttatttatttattttttctatccaaaaattttcaaatgctAAACTACTCCCACTCAAGCGATAAATTTTTgttgaattaattttattaaaaaattatccaaaattttcaaattacttCTACTCCTTTTATCAGCTACATCCTCAGAAACGAGATGGTGAGAGAAGAGGGGAAAGGTGAAAAATAATCGTATGTGTTCATTAATTATGAAAATTAGAATTCACACATGTAAGTCTTGGTGGTGTAGAGTGTGTGGAGGCGCAGAAGGGTTGGTGTCCTTTTGTGTTTGTGAATCGTTCGTATATGTGTGTGTTGATAGTGATGTTGATGCTATTTGTGGATAAAAATGATAGTTTAGCACCTTAGAAGTTAACACTGAAGTATTATCGAGATTTATTCAATATTACATAATTACTTGATCAATTCATTAATCAATTACTTAATGACTTAATACGTTGTTGGAATTTCACCATCGCAGGTAAACTCAACGCTAGAAATTTATAGGATAATCGCTTCTTTATTTGAAGACTAGACACCCTAATCACGTTTAGAAAATTACTCTATTATTAAGAGCAGGGAGTAAAACGATTATTGCTGTAAGTGAGAGGTCATCATCAgtcaaaattaaagtaaaaaaacatGTTCCCCCTAATATGGATTATTGCACATTAAGATGGACTCCGTACGGTACTATGACATGGATTTACTACCATATTAATTGAGTTGCAGTTTTATAGATGCATTTAATTACATTTTCATGTATGCTAGGATAAATAAAATgccaattgattaaaatttgcTTGTTTGAAGGTTGAAACTATGGAATCATTCTATTCTGATACTGTGTCACTTCACTGTAATATCTATCACTGACCTTGATAACCTTcacatttttaatgtgtatttttttgGATGATCAGGTCCAAATTGGGTCACATTTCTTTACATTTGATCATGTTTACGGAAATGGTGGGTCTCCTTTGGCTGATATGTTCGAAGAATGCATTGCCCCGTTAGTTGATGGCTTATTCCAAGGATATAATGCTACTGTACTTGCGTATGGCCAGGTGAGATCGATCTTGCATGTTATACACTCGAAGTTGGAAAAGACCATTCTATTCGTTTGTATCTGATGCACATATACTCCACAGACAGGATCTGGGAAAACATATACAATGGGAACTGGCTATAGTGACAATTGTCAGACTCAGGCTGGATTAATTCCTAAGGTCATGAATGCCTTGTTCAGCAAGGTTGAAACACTAAAGCATCAGACAGAATTTCAGTTGCATGTGTCCTACATTGAGGTATATTATCCATAACATTGAGGTATCTTGTCAAATATTTAACATATATAGtgatttgtttattaaaatttgaatcaTTTGATTATAAACCCGCCTAAACATTTTATGAATTATGGATGATCCATGTTAAATGGATTTTCCTTGCAGCCATTTGTTTTGAGGACTTACTTGTACAATTTATTTAAAGATTTTGAAGGAAGAGGTGAGGGACTTGTTAGATTCTGTATCTAACAGTAAATTGGAATCTGCTAATGGCAATTCTGGAAAAGCAACTGTTCCTGGCAGAACACCGATACAAATTCGTGAAACCTCAAGTGGAGTCATAACACTGGCAGGATCAACTGAAGTTGCTGTGAGTACACTACAGGAGATGTCTACTTGCTTGGAGCAGGGTTCTTTAAGTAGGGCAACAGGAAGTACAAATATGAACAACCAGTCCAGGTAAATAATGTGCTCTCAGTCTAATGCCAATTGTAAAAAGATGTTAAATATGTCATTTTATGCTCGAATACATTGAAAATTTGAAACAGCTTCACATTTTTGGTGTATATGTCTGGTGATGTGTTTACATTCTGTGTACTTTTCCATGCTGACAACATCGGAATATTAGCTAATACATTCTcgtattagtttaattttgaaaattgcatTCATTTTTATGATGAAGATGAGCACGTCAGGTAGTCATTCTTTATATTGAAAAATCACATGTTCTCTAGATAGGAGGGCACAATAATTTTGATGAGTTTTATGAAACACAGTATCATTTTGTTGGTACCATAGTTATCAATAATTTGGTTTGGGTGGTACTGATGTTTTTGAAGATagtttttttaaatcctttttcctAGTAGACGTAGGCTTTGCACTTTAGCTTTTTATGGTGATTTCCATTTGATTTTAAACTCAAACAAGAAGTGATAGAAAAGCTTTATTTCTATGTTTTCCACCATAATTTTTGTTATCTAACAATTGTGGTTCCCTTTTTGTATTTAGTCGGTCACATGCCATCTTCACAATCACACTAGAACAGATGCGCAAGCTCCATTCAATTTCTCCCGACAATGACTCTTCAGACGAGGATATGGGTGAAGAATACCTTTCTGCAAAGCTCCATTTGGTAGATCTAGCTGGATCTGAGCGAGCTAAAAGAACTGGTTCTGATGGTGTTCGTTTAAAAGAAGGTTGGTTATACATGACAAGCTTGAATACCTcatatttttgtttcaaatttcaAAGTTCTTTGACAGCCTCGGTACTGCAGTAGACAATGGTAAGGACTCAATAGTGATATTAACTAGATGTTTTGGTTAATAGGCATACACATCAATAAAGGTCTTCTTGCACTTGGAAATGTCATAAGCGCATTGGGAGATGAGAAAAAGCGAAAGGAGGGTATGCATGTCCCGTATCGGGATAGCAAACTCACTCGACTTTTGCAGGTTTGGCTAACTTTTTTTGGTTTGACATAGTGGTTATGTGCTTGTGTGTTACCTATAGGGTAGCTTTTAGACTTAATCGTCTTTGCATTTTGCTCTTTTGAGAATCATGTTTACCATAGCTTTCTTATTTTTATGCTATtatgcaatttttgaaaatttgttcttAGGACCATCTCTCTTAGCATATCTTCCTTACATATTCATAGTTTGATTTACAGGTTTAGGTCTCATATACATTCTTCTTCTGGCCAATTATtgctttaaaactttttaaaggCATTGAacaaaaaattcatataaaactTTATGGAAcctaaaaataaacttaatatgCGAAATCATAGATACTATTTATCAGTAGCAGCATTTTCTATATCCAAGTCTGTAAGCTTTGACTTGTAACTTTATACATAGTAATCAACTATCTTTAGTTTCTTAATGTCCATCTCTTAAGAGTCTTTTGATCCAGAATTCCTGGTCCTTGTTGCAGGATTCACTTGGTGGAAACAGCAAAACTGTCATGATAGGTAATCGTTGCTAAAAGTTGATTCATTAATACAACTATTGTGTGTTTAAACCCTTCTCTTTTTTCCCTTGGTTAAATCCATTGAAACTATGAAATGTTCCTTTGCTTTCCTTAGCTTCATTTTGTTTCATTTGAAGCCATCTTATTTCAGCAGGGAAAATCTTTTTCTATTAATGTATAATCTAGTTACTAATTTCAAGTTCCTGTGTTAATAGATTTAGTGCTTGGTCTATGCGGacagttaattttaaataatacttgGTTAGATTTCCCTGTTATACTACCACATATCATAAGGGTAGAGGAGTATTTCcatcttcctttttatttttttttatgaatattcTAACAAAACTTGCTCCTTTGCATCCATTTATGATACTCTTATACCACAAAAGAGCAGAATTGGTCAAGTGGAAATGACGCTAGGAACACATTAATTATTTACTTTCATGATTGAAGTAGGGGGGTGACAAAACAGCagttagattaaaaaaaatacaagatgAAAACTGGGTTTGGAAAACTTTTACTTTTCGAAAGTAGTTTATTAAAACTGACTTTTAAAAGATAGTTTTCCAAAACTTGTAGCATCAATTGTGTTGGGTAAAACAATTTTTAAGATTTAGAAAAACCATAACAGAcatgaatataaagataaatttggatatttattaatatatgagattatataagacttttcaattttaataagaacAAACTAACTTTGAAAAGTACCtccttaggtgctttcaaaagtactcctaaattttaaaatctgCATGCACAAACATATGATCTTTTTTCATTTATCTATCACAAAATGAAGtgctttgaaaaattttattaaaccAAGCTGAATTTTGATGTTTACATGTCTATCACTGTCATTCTTATAATCAGATAAAAGTGTTTTTACCTTTTGACTTTTGTGATTAATTAAAGATATCTTTCTTCTTTTATACATAGTTTCTACATACTGCATCATGTGTATATTATTGCCTCCTGgagattttattataatattgttTTCCTGAtcataattccaattttacctgcTTTTTAATAACGAAAGGATTCTCCTTTTCCCAGCTTGCATTAGTTCTGCCGACATCAATGCTGAGGAAAGTCTTAACACTCTCAAATATGCAAATCGTGCTCGCAATATTCAAAATAAGCCTATTGTAAgattcttggttctttgttactTTAAGTTCATGTACAATCCAGCCGTTGAGAACCAGATCAAGTTTCTTCTGTTACAATATTTGTTGTTAATTTCAGGCTAATCGAGATTTGATATCCAATGAGATGCAGCAAATGCGTCAACAGTTAAAGTACTTGCAGGCTGAACTTTGTGCTCGGGGAGGAACTCCAGCTGATGAAGTGCGGGTATATATCATCATAAACTTTACATTTGAATTACCGTAAGATAAGTGGAGCCTAATATATACCTTGATGCTCCTGCTCTACAGGTTCTCAAGGAAAGGATTGCGTGGCTTGAGGCGACTAATGAGGGCCTCTCTCATGAACTTCATGAATATCGCAGTAGATGTGCTTTTGTAGACaactgtgaaattgatgaacCAGTATGTAAATAGGgaaaaatttaaatgattttcTGTTACTTTTGCTTGTATTTATTAAGTCAATGTCATTAAAACAACCAGATGATCATAACggacatttatttttatttcttttccacttaatttctCAGGATGGTCATATTTATCTTGAAAGACACTTTCAGAGCTCTGTTTCATCTGATCATCCCATGATTGAAAGTATATCTGGTACACGTTTTTTTATCTGTGTATTCTGAGCCATATGTTAATTTCATAATTTTAAGAAATGAGATTGGAATTCAGAATCTTGCAGAGAGGGATAGGATAAATGACTCATGGCCCCGCATCCTTCTTTCAGAAGAATATAGAAGTATTTTTTTCCTTGTCCTAGTAAATAGTCTCTACATTTATTAAGTGTATAGTCAGGGACTAGAGTCTATGCATCTCTCTTATGAAAATAAGCAGTACTTTGATACTGTGTTGTTATATTATGTAACCAAGGCTGAGTAATTTCCGACTCTGGCCATCTTGGATTGTCCAGAGAAgctattatttatgttttctatttCCCTACTTTTATCAGGTGACGATTCAGGTGAAAGTgatgaagcagtaaaggaattggAGCATGCACTTTTGCAGAATACCATGGATAAAGAGATGAATGAGTTAAATAAGCGCTTAGAGCAGAAAGAGGTTTCATTTCTGAAATTTGTTCTTAGAGTTTATGGATGTTCTTAAATGCTTCTTAACTTAGGATCTAATTACCATATATCTCAGAAATTTATCTTTCAAATctgatggcagagatgtgagcaTGCAATTATGTAGATCTTCTTGTCAGCTTGGTTTTTCTCTTATCCACAACCTTAATGACCTTTGCCAAGCTCTTAGAATGCCTTTAAAAGGTTATATTAGGTGTCAGCTGAGTAACTTCCATCAAAACAATATTCGAAGGCTAAAAGCAAAAAACAAGTGATATTGGAATGTGCTAATTGTTTTTCTTAATTGGTCCTTATACTAATATCTTGGGGCCTCAAACAGTAAATCGGTAAGTGTTCCATTTTATAGTGTTTTAATTTCCATACATTTTTACTTCCTTGCAGTCTGAGATGAAGCGCATTGGAATTGATACTGAAGCACTCAAAGAGCACTTTGGGAAAAAAATTATGGAGCTTgaagaggaaaaaagaaaagtgCAGGTTTGGACATAGTTAGGTTTAAATACTTTTGAGATAGCACACAAACGAAAGGTTTTTTCTGGTTCGTTTTATTTTTTGTCTACATTTTTTGTGTaacttgtttttaaaattttgtaaaaaaagaaGTCGTGAAAATAAGAAATGAAGACAGTAAACAGTATTTTTGTCAtgtttatgtttttcttttcacAATTAT is a window from the Arachis hypogaea cultivar Tifrunner chromosome 1, arahy.Tifrunner.gnm2.J5K5, whole genome shotgun sequence genome containing:
- the LOC112799303 gene encoding kinesin-like protein KIN-4A, coding for METSENCSVKVALHIRPLIADERQQGCRECVSVTPAKPQVQIGSHFFTFDHVYGNGGSPLADMFEECIAPLVDGLFQGYNATVLAYGQTGSGKTYTMGTGYSDNCQTQAGLIPKVMNALFSKVETLKHQTEFQLHVSYIEILKEEVRDLLDSVSNSKLESANGNSGKATVPGRTPIQIRETSSGVITLAGSTEVAVSTLQEMSTCLEQGSLSRATGSTNMNNQSSRSHAIFTITLEQMRKLHSISPDNDSSDEDMGEEYLSAKLHLVDLAGSERAKRTGSDGVRLKEGIHINKGLLALGNVISALGDEKKRKEGMHVPYRDSKLTRLLQDSLGGNSKTVMIACISSADINAEESLNTLKYANRARNIQNKPIANRDLISNEMQQMRQQLKYLQAELCARGGTPADEVRVLKERIAWLEATNEGLSHELHEYRSRCAFVDNCEIDEPDGHIYLERHFQSSVSSDHPMIESISGDDSGESDEAVKELEHALLQNTMDKEMNELNKRLEQKESEMKRIGIDTEALKEHFGKKIMELEEEKRKVQQERDRLLHEVENLSANIDGLAQKSQDVRGQKLKALEAQILDLKKKQENQVLLLKQKEKSEETAKKLQAEIQYIKAQKVQLQQKMKQEAEQFRQWKASREKELLQLKKEGRRNEYERHKLEALNQRQKKVLHRKTEEATIATKRLKELLEARKSSPRENSAYSNGHLQPGLVNEKSLQKWLDQELEVVVHVHEVRAEFEKQKQVQAALEEELATLKQVHQFSDCQSIPTGQNKYSRLLSMPPDVKVSRIASLENMLGMSSAALKAMALQLTEAEARERALSNRGRWNQLRSMGDAKNVLQYLFNATAEARCQLWEKNIELQDLKEQINELARLQKESETERKEFLKEQTLKEEAVSVALYTSMENSRSLKHLADELSGPLSPMSLPATKQLKFTPGVVNGSVTESATIMDNGRKMIPIAELSARRLAAVGQAGKLWRWKRSHHQWLIQFKWKWQKPWKLSEWIKHSDETIMRSRPRAQALINAM